A window from Thunnus albacares chromosome 19, fThuAlb1.1, whole genome shotgun sequence encodes these proteins:
- the ints3 gene encoding integrator complex subunit 3: protein MEPAPAKAKPQGRLLLSTQLDAKDELEERLERCVGIVQALTNGLSEREANDALTANVCKGQQQHEEVCLGLFTLVLTESAQAQRCYRDLTLLNRDGMNVILVKINQILMEKFLKLQDVPRTQLVWLVRELVKSGVMGADGVVMTLLKQIAGGDISTKNLWLAESVLDILLDQKEWVLKSGMLIAMSVYTYLRLIVDHGTPNLLTLRQKEVDFCISMLREKFMECLIIGRDLVRLLQNVARIPEMELVWKDLLHNPQVLSPQFTGVLQLLTARTSRKFLACRLTPDMETKLLFMTSRVRFGQQKRYQDWFQRQYLSTAESQSLRCDLIRYICGVVHPSNEVLSSDILPRWAIIGWLLTTCTSNVAASNAKLALFYDWLFFNPEKDSIMNIEPAILVMHHSMKPHPAITATLLDFMCRIIPHFFPPLESQVRQGVFNSLTFIMEKRVLAHLAPLFDNPKLDRELRSMLRERFPEFCSSPSPPTEVKMEEAVSLEMDNHVLDKEEGCYDHTEAAFSDDEEEVNNKGKKREFRFHPIKEAVIEEPADITPWVDQLDDTMKEKVLQLQKSTDTETQCEVMQEIVDLILEEDFDSEQMSALASCLSELFKDHFRGDVLPEEITEESLEESVCKPVCLVFRNLVTMQEDNSGFSVLLDMLAELYQKQPKIGYHLLYYLKASKAANGKMMLYESFAQATALGDLHTCLMMDMKACQEDDVRLLCYLTPSIYSEFPDETLRSGELLNMIVAVIDSTQLQELMCHVMMGTLVMFRKDSVLNILIQSLDWETFEQYSTWQLFLAHSIPLETIIPILQHLKYKEHPEALSCLLLQLRREKPSEEMVKMVLSRPCHPEDQFTTSILRHWASKYDDTLGEHIKAQLIKNNNQPRKRQSLRSSSSKLAQLTLEQILEHMDNLRLSLSNTKNSFFSQTPILQALQHVQASCDEAHKMRFSDLFALAEEYEDSQSKPLKSRRKAPATSPRSRKGAAPPTNNEEESGSSSASEEEDSKPKAPKRKRKGSSAVGSDSD, encoded by the exons ATGGAGCCTGCGCCGGCCAAAGCGAAGCCGCAGGGCCGGCTGCTGCTGTCCACCCAGCTGGACGCCAAAGACGAGCTGGAGGAG AGATTGGAGCGTTGTGTTGGGATCGTCCAGGCGTTGACCAATGggctgtcagagagagaagcCAATGATGCGCTCACTGCCAAC GTGTGTAAAGGTCAGCAGCAGCATGAGGAGGTGTGTCTGGGTCTGTTCACTCTGGTCCTCACAGAGTCGGCCCAGGCCCAGAGG tgttacAGAGACCTGACGCTGCTCAATAGAGACGGGATGAACGTGATCCTGGTGAAGATCAACCAGATCCTGATGGAGAAGTTCCTCAAACTGCAGGACGTCCCCAGAACACAG ctCGTGTGGCTGGTCAGAGAGCTGGTGAAGAGCGGAGTGATGGGAGCTGACGGCGTCGTCATGACGCTGCTGAAACAGATCGCAG GAGGAGATATCTCCACTAAGAACCTGTGGTTGGCTGAGAGCGTCCTGGACATCCTGCTGGACCAAAA GGAGTGGGTGTTGAAGAGCGGGATGCTGATCGCAATGTCGGTCTACACCTACCTCCGCCTGATCGTCGACCACGGAACGCCGAACCTGCTGACTCTGCGCCAGAAAGAGGTTGACTTCTGCATCAGCATGCTGAGAGAgaag TTTATGGAGTGTCTGATCATCGGCAGAGATCTGGTCCGTCTGCTGCAGAACGTGGCTCGAATCCCAGAGATGGAGCTGGTGTGGAAAGACCTGCTGCACAACCCACAAGTTCTCAGTCCGCAGTTCACTG GTGTTCTCCAGCTGCTGACGGCTCGGACCTCCAGGAAGTTCCTGGCGTGCCGCCTCACACCTGACATGGAGACCAAGCTGCTGTTCATGACCTCCAGg GTACGTTTCGGGCAGCAAAAGCGTTACCAGGACTGGTTCCAGAGACAGTACCTGTCCACAGCAGAGAGTCAGTCCCTGCGCTGCGACCTGATTCGCTACATCTGCGGCGTGGTCCATCCGTCCAATGAGGTGCTGAGCTCTGACATCCTGCCGCGCTGGGCCATCATTGGCTGGCTGCTCACCACCTGCACG TCAAACGTCGCTGCCTCCAACGCCAAGCTGGCTCTCTTCTATGATTGGCTGTTCTTCAACCCCGAGAAGGACAGCATCATGAACATAG AACCGGCCATCCTGGTGATGCATCACTCCATGAAGCCTCATCCTGCCATCACCGCCACCCTGCTGGACTTCATgtgcagg ATCATCCCTCACTTCTTTCCTCCGTTGGAGTCTCAGGTTCGTCAGGGCGTCTTCAACTCGCTCACCTTCATCATGGAGAAGAGAGTGCTGGC tcacCTCGCTCCGCTGTTTGATAACCCAAAGTTGGACCGAGAGCTTCGATCGATGCTCAGAGAGAGATTCCCCGAATTCTGCAGCTCGCCCTCCCCCCCTActgaag tCAAAATGGAGGAGGCCGTTTCCTTGGAGATGGACAACCATGTGTTGGACAAGGAGGAGGGTTGTTACGACCACACAGAGGCTGCCTTcagcgatgatgaggaggaggtcaACAACAAAG GAAAAAAGAGGGAGTTCAGGTTCCATCCAATCAAAGAGGCTGTGATCGAGGAGCCTGCTGACATCACACCCTGGGTGGACCAATTAGACGACACCATGAAGGAGAAGGTCCTGCAGCTGCAGAAGTCCAC TGACACAGAGACTCAGTGTGAAGTCATGCAGGAGATTGTGGATCTGATCCTGGAG GAGGACTTTGACTCGGAGCAGATGTCGGCTTTGGCTTCGTGTCTGTCTGAACTGTTCAAAGATCATTTCAGAGGAGACGTCCTGCCAGAGGAGATCACTGAGGA gtcCCTGGAGGAGTCGGTGTGTAAACCCGTCTGTCTGGTGTTCAGGAACCTGGTCACCATGCAGGAGGATAACAGCGGCTTCTCTGTGCTGCTCGACATGTTGGCTGAACTTTACCAGAAACAACCCAAGATCGGTTATCACCTGCTGTACTACCTCAAAGCCAG TAAAGCGGCCAATGGGAAGATGATGCTGTACGAGTCGTTTGCTCAGGCGACAGCACTCGGTGACCTGCACACCTGTCTGATGATGGACATGAAGGCGTGTCAGGAGGATGACGTCAGACTGCTCTGCTACCTCACACCCTCCATCTACTCTgag tttcCAGATGAGACGTTACGGAGTGGTGAGCTGCTCAACATGATCGTAGCCGTCATCGACTCCACACAG ttacAGGAGCTGATGTGTCATGTGATGATGGGGACCCTGGTGATGTTCAGGAAAGACTCCGTCCTCAACATCCTCA TTCAGTCTCTGGACTGGGAGACCTTTGAGCAGTACAGCACCTGGCAGCTGTTTCTGGCTCACAGTATCCCGCTGGAAACCATCATCCCCATCCTGCAACACCTCAAATATAAAG agcATCCAGAGGCCTTAtcctgtctgctgctgcagctacGCAGAGAGAA gcCCAGCGAGGAGATGGTGAAGATGGTCTTGAGTCGTCCCTGTCACCCAGAGGACCAGTTCACCACCAGCATCCTGAGACACTGGGCATCCAAATACGACGACACGCTGGGAGAACACATCAAAGCCCAGCTGATCAAGAACAACAACCAGCCCCGCAAGAGACAGAG TCTTCGTAGTTCCAGCAGTAAACTGGCTCAGCTGACTCTGGAACAGATCTTGGAGCACATGGACAACCTGAGACTGAGCCTGAGCAACACCAAGAACAGCT TCTTCAGTCAGACTCCGATCCTTCAGGCTCTGCAGCACGTTCAGGCCAGCTGTGACGAAGCACACAAGatgag gttTAGCGACCTGTTCGCCCTGGCGGAGGAGTACGAAGACTCGCAGTCGAAGCCTCTGAAGTCTCGCCGTAAGGCTCCGGCCACCTCGCCTCGCTCTCGCAAAGGAGCGGCTCCACCCACCAACAACGAGGAGGAGAGCGGCTCGAGCAGCGCCTCG gaggaggaggactcgAAGCCCAAAGCTCcgaagagaaagaggaaaggctCGTCAGCCGTCGGCTCCGACAGCGACTGA